The proteins below come from a single Stigmatopora argus isolate UIUO_Sarg chromosome 11, RoL_Sarg_1.0, whole genome shotgun sequence genomic window:
- the LOC144084410 gene encoding uncharacterized protein LOC144084410 isoform X2 gives MFRSNQNPRNRPSFRGSSFHEPPLNVRPPYVPPSPRDLPPGSFSDSTPPEDQFLQKPPEPSFPNPQCSSFSSDPSTVITLGGQQVTSQAPPSQPPVSQWNSTPVQHEAPDNSAGDEFVKCIAPNKPFPDYLRGNMAYNLADALKSASVLKEAIKSDYAFQKCLTRSKSKSESPDSSRGRSRAKSCKRSRSRSRGRSKSRVREKSRARSKSRARSRSPTKKRPTRSKSRPRRSSSKSSSTDSSHGEEDKKEKTLSYVEKKNCGSSVLLGSHLLEGLKMVLKNQDAGDKWPSCREVTIEDSNKIKKCVPNKQKLDTSDTMTTSKTPENDNILLPHDRVGSDFAWLQPSNSEVSKADQFDDEELFLYGDEKVTKDQLSGGTSTTLVTGDSVKPKCKEIWVSDLGRQQNNHDKANISILGGPSTAGQFSITVENNECEKIKQILNSLGKSNKSERGQQAPSDSPLRSKAAYLDLVTSKAPNVRHALESLQSLIKATKEKREKKDAVSTSQASSDKYKSDDESERKQLKQAKIAQTELLMKEVGELLKEEGFSFLVPVIGFYCQKCEEFIENLSAAEKHAAIHTHQKAKIANKSLVNKHKEETRGHASSSGTKHPTSSEERDHVGHSYLDRGDHKKQVHPYSRRHEVDQKIKQEGDRVHRPGQERTFFKDTMLITVSQCVEPPIVKEERNKVLDDKSHARVKEEAAHSVKRKDSKEYEEEQSSDEGSIGKEKASNGKSRKKKKEKKKEKKREKKEKKKKKEAK, from the exons ATGTTCCGATCCAATCAAAATCCGCGTAATCGGCCATCTTTTCGTGGATCGTCATTTCACGAGCCACCGTTGAATGTACGACCCCCTTATGTCCCGCCGTCTCCTAGAGATTTACCTCCTGGATCATTTTCAGACTCAACGCCTCCGGAAGACCAATTTCTACAAAAGCCTCCAGAACCAAGTTTTCCGAAT CCCCAATGCAGCTCCTTCTCCAGTGACCCTAGTACAGTGATTACTCTGGGAGGTCAGCAGGTTACTTCTCAGGCACCACCATCACAACCTCCGGTCTCCCAGTGGAATTCCACGCCCGTCCAACATGAAGCACCAGACAACAG TGCTGGAGATGAGTTCGTGAAATGTATAGCTCCAAATAAACCTTTCCCAGACTATCTTCGTGGCAACATGGCATACAACCTGGCAGATGCGTTAAAGTCAGCCAGTGTCCTGAAAGAGGCTATCAAATCAGATTATGCTTTCCAGAAGTGTTTGACCAGGAGCAAAAGTAAGAGCGAAAGTCCTGACTCTAGCCGCGGAAGATCTCGAGCCAAAAGCTGCAAGCGAAGTCGAAGCCGAAGCCGAGGAAGGAGCAAAAGCCGTGTTCGTGAAAAAAGTCGAGCAAGAAGCAAAAGTAGGGCCCGCAGTCGAAGCCCAACGAAAAAAAGGCCCACACGCAGCAAAAGCAGACCGAGGCGGTCATCATCGAAAAGTAGCAGTACGGACAGTAGCCATGGCGAAGaagataaaaaggaaaaaacccTGAGCtacgttgaaaaaaaaaactgtggtaGTAGTGTTCTTCTGGGCAGTCATTTATTAGAAGGACTTAAGATGGTCCTGAAGAACCAAGACGCAGGAGACAAGTGGCCTTCCTGCAGGGAGGTCACTATTGAG GACTCTaacaaaatcaaaaaatgtGTTCCAAACAAGCAGAAACTTGACACTTCAGACACAATGACGACTTCAAAAACTCCGGAAAATGACAACATACTCCTGCCGCATGATAGAGTCGGCAGTGACTTCGCTTGGCTTCAGCCCTCAAATTCGGAGGTTTCAAAAGCAGATCAGTTTGACGATGAAGAACTCTTCTTATATGGAGATGAAAAAGTCACAAAAGACCAACTCTCCGGTGGAACATCTACAACACTCGTGACTGGAGACTCGGTCAAACCAAAGTGTAAAGAAATATGGGTCTCTGATCTGGGGaggcaacaaaataatcatGATAAGGCTAATATTTCTATTTTGGGTGGCCCTTCAACCGCAGGTCAATTCTCTATTACTGTGGAAAACAATGAGTGTGAGAAGATCAAGCAGATTTTGAACAGTTTGGGAAAATCAAACAAGAGCGAGAGAGGCCAACAGGCGCCTTCTGACTCGCCTCTGCGTTCCAAAGCTGCTTACTTGGATTTGGTAACATCTAAGGCCCCTAATGTGCGGCATGCTTTGGAATCTCTACAATCTCTGATCAAAG caaccaAGGAGAAGCGGGAAAAAAAGGATGCAGTTAGTACATCTCAGGCTTCCTCTGATAAATACAAG TCGGATGATGAAAGTGAAcgaaaacaattaaaacaagcaaaaatCGCTCAAACAGAACTTTTGATGAAAGAAGTGGGGGAACTTCTCAAAGAGGAAG ggttCAGTTTTCTTGTACCAGTGATTGGATTTTACTGCCAGAAATGTGAGGAGTTCATTGAAAATTTAAGTGCTGCTGAAAAACATGCAGCCATCCACACCCATCAAAAAGCCAAGATTGCCAAT AAATCACTGGTGAATAAACATAAAGAAGAGACTAGAGGACACGCTAGCTCTAGCGGCACCAAACATCCCACATCGTCAGAGGAAAGAGACCACGTCGGTCACAGTTATTTAGATAGAGGAGACCACAAGAAACAAGTGCATCCTTACAGTAGGAGACACGAGGTGGATCAGAAAATTAAACAAGAGGGTGATCGTGTTCACAGGCCTGGGCAAGAGCGTACTTTTTTTAAGGACACCATGCTGATAACTGTTTCACAGTGTGTTGAACCTCCAATTGTTAAGGAAGAGAGAAATAAAGTTTTGGATGATAAAAGTCACGCTAGAGTGAAAGAGGAAGCAGCACACAGCGTAAAACGTAAAGATAGCAAGGAATACGAAGAGGAACAAAGTAGTGACGAAGGCAGCATCGGCAAAGAAAAGGCCTCAAATGGAAAGTCacgcaaaaagaaaaaggagaagaaaaaagaaaagaaaagggagaaaaaggaaaagaagaagaaaaaggaggCCAAGTGA
- the LOC144084410 gene encoding uncharacterized protein LOC144084410 isoform X5 → MFRSNQNPRNRPSFRGSSFHEPPLNVRPPYVPPSPRDLPPGSFSDSTPPEDQFLQKPPEPSFPNPQCSSFSSDPSTVITLGGQQVTSQAPPSQPPVSQWNSTPVQHEAPDNSAGDEFVKCIAPNKPFPDYLRGNMAYNLADALKSASVLKEAIKSDYAFQKCLTRSKSKSESPDSSRGRSRAKSCKRSRSRSRGRSKSRVREKSRARSKSRARSRSPTKKRPTRSKSRPRRSSSKSSSTDSSHGEEDKKEKTLSYVEKKNCGSSVLLGSHLLEGLKMVLKNQDAGDKWPSCREVTIEDSNKIKKCVPNKQKLDTSDTMTTSKTPENDNILLPHDRVGSDFAWLQPSNSEVSKADQFDDEELFLYGDEKVTKDQLSGGTSTTLVTGDSVKPKCQFSITVENNECEKIKQILNSLGKSNKSERGQQAPSDSPLRSKAAYLDLVTSKAPNVRHALESLQSLIKATKEKREKKDAVSTSQASSDKYKSDDESERKQLKQAKIAQTELLMKEVGELLKEEGFSFLVPVIGFYCQKCEEFIENLSAAEKHAAIHTHQKAKIANQKSLVNKHKEETRGHASSSGTKHPTSSEERDHVGHSYLDRGDHKKQVHPYSRRHEVDQKIKQEGDRVHRPGQERTFFKDTMLITVSQCVEPPIVKEERNKVLDDKSHARVKEEAAHSVKRKDSKEYEEEQSSDEGSIGKEKASNGKSRKKKKEKKKEKKREKKEKKKKKEAK, encoded by the exons ATGTTCCGATCCAATCAAAATCCGCGTAATCGGCCATCTTTTCGTGGATCGTCATTTCACGAGCCACCGTTGAATGTACGACCCCCTTATGTCCCGCCGTCTCCTAGAGATTTACCTCCTGGATCATTTTCAGACTCAACGCCTCCGGAAGACCAATTTCTACAAAAGCCTCCAGAACCAAGTTTTCCGAAT CCCCAATGCAGCTCCTTCTCCAGTGACCCTAGTACAGTGATTACTCTGGGAGGTCAGCAGGTTACTTCTCAGGCACCACCATCACAACCTCCGGTCTCCCAGTGGAATTCCACGCCCGTCCAACATGAAGCACCAGACAACAG TGCTGGAGATGAGTTCGTGAAATGTATAGCTCCAAATAAACCTTTCCCAGACTATCTTCGTGGCAACATGGCATACAACCTGGCAGATGCGTTAAAGTCAGCCAGTGTCCTGAAAGAGGCTATCAAATCAGATTATGCTTTCCAGAAGTGTTTGACCAGGAGCAAAAGTAAGAGCGAAAGTCCTGACTCTAGCCGCGGAAGATCTCGAGCCAAAAGCTGCAAGCGAAGTCGAAGCCGAAGCCGAGGAAGGAGCAAAAGCCGTGTTCGTGAAAAAAGTCGAGCAAGAAGCAAAAGTAGGGCCCGCAGTCGAAGCCCAACGAAAAAAAGGCCCACACGCAGCAAAAGCAGACCGAGGCGGTCATCATCGAAAAGTAGCAGTACGGACAGTAGCCATGGCGAAGaagataaaaaggaaaaaacccTGAGCtacgttgaaaaaaaaaactgtggtaGTAGTGTTCTTCTGGGCAGTCATTTATTAGAAGGACTTAAGATGGTCCTGAAGAACCAAGACGCAGGAGACAAGTGGCCTTCCTGCAGGGAGGTCACTATTGAG GACTCTaacaaaatcaaaaaatgtGTTCCAAACAAGCAGAAACTTGACACTTCAGACACAATGACGACTTCAAAAACTCCGGAAAATGACAACATACTCCTGCCGCATGATAGAGTCGGCAGTGACTTCGCTTGGCTTCAGCCCTCAAATTCGGAGGTTTCAAAAGCAGATCAGTTTGACGATGAAGAACTCTTCTTATATGGAGATGAAAAAGTCACAAAAGACCAACTCTCCGGTGGAACATCTACAACACTCGTGACTGGAGACTCGGTCAAACCAAAGT GTCAATTCTCTATTACTGTGGAAAACAATGAGTGTGAGAAGATCAAGCAGATTTTGAACAGTTTGGGAAAATCAAACAAGAGCGAGAGAGGCCAACAGGCGCCTTCTGACTCGCCTCTGCGTTCCAAAGCTGCTTACTTGGATTTGGTAACATCTAAGGCCCCTAATGTGCGGCATGCTTTGGAATCTCTACAATCTCTGATCAAAG caaccaAGGAGAAGCGGGAAAAAAAGGATGCAGTTAGTACATCTCAGGCTTCCTCTGATAAATACAAG TCGGATGATGAAAGTGAAcgaaaacaattaaaacaagcaaaaatCGCTCAAACAGAACTTTTGATGAAAGAAGTGGGGGAACTTCTCAAAGAGGAAG ggttCAGTTTTCTTGTACCAGTGATTGGATTTTACTGCCAGAAATGTGAGGAGTTCATTGAAAATTTAAGTGCTGCTGAAAAACATGCAGCCATCCACACCCATCAAAAAGCCAAGATTGCCAAT CAGAAATCACTGGTGAATAAACATAAAGAAGAGACTAGAGGACACGCTAGCTCTAGCGGCACCAAACATCCCACATCGTCAGAGGAAAGAGACCACGTCGGTCACAGTTATTTAGATAGAGGAGACCACAAGAAACAAGTGCATCCTTACAGTAGGAGACACGAGGTGGATCAGAAAATTAAACAAGAGGGTGATCGTGTTCACAGGCCTGGGCAAGAGCGTACTTTTTTTAAGGACACCATGCTGATAACTGTTTCACAGTGTGTTGAACCTCCAATTGTTAAGGAAGAGAGAAATAAAGTTTTGGATGATAAAAGTCACGCTAGAGTGAAAGAGGAAGCAGCACACAGCGTAAAACGTAAAGATAGCAAGGAATACGAAGAGGAACAAAGTAGTGACGAAGGCAGCATCGGCAAAGAAAAGGCCTCAAATGGAAAGTCacgcaaaaagaaaaaggagaagaaaaaagaaaagaaaagggagaaaaaggaaaagaagaagaaaaaggaggCCAAGTGA
- the LOC144084410 gene encoding uncharacterized protein LOC144084410 isoform X4, with amino-acid sequence MFRSNQNPRNRPSFRGSSFHEPPLNVRPPYVPPSPRDLPPGSFSDSTPPEDQFLQKPPEPSFPNPQCSSFSSDPSTVITLGGQQVTSQAPPSQPPVSQWNSTPVQHEAPDNSAGDEFVKCIAPNKPFPDYLRGNMAYNLADALKSASVLKEAIKSDYAFQKCLTRSKSKSESPDSSRGRSRAKSCKRSRSRSRGRSKSRVREKSRARSKSRARSRSPTKKRPTRSKSRPRRSSSKSSSTDSSHGEEDKKEKTLSYVEKKNCGSSVLLGSHLLEGLKMVLKNQDAGDKWPSCREVTIEKLDTSDTMTTSKTPENDNILLPHDRVGSDFAWLQPSNSEVSKADQFDDEELFLYGDEKVTKDQLSGGTSTTLVTGDSVKPKCKEIWVSDLGRQQNNHDKANISILGGPSTAGQFSITVENNECEKIKQILNSLGKSNKSERGQQAPSDSPLRSKAAYLDLVTSKAPNVRHALESLQSLIKATKEKREKKDAVSTSQASSDKYKSDDESERKQLKQAKIAQTELLMKEVGELLKEEGFSFLVPVIGFYCQKCEEFIENLSAAEKHAAIHTHQKAKIANQKSLVNKHKEETRGHASSSGTKHPTSSEERDHVGHSYLDRGDHKKQVHPYSRRHEVDQKIKQEGDRVHRPGQERTFFKDTMLITVSQCVEPPIVKEERNKVLDDKSHARVKEEAAHSVKRKDSKEYEEEQSSDEGSIGKEKASNGKSRKKKKEKKKEKKREKKEKKKKKEAK; translated from the exons ATGTTCCGATCCAATCAAAATCCGCGTAATCGGCCATCTTTTCGTGGATCGTCATTTCACGAGCCACCGTTGAATGTACGACCCCCTTATGTCCCGCCGTCTCCTAGAGATTTACCTCCTGGATCATTTTCAGACTCAACGCCTCCGGAAGACCAATTTCTACAAAAGCCTCCAGAACCAAGTTTTCCGAAT CCCCAATGCAGCTCCTTCTCCAGTGACCCTAGTACAGTGATTACTCTGGGAGGTCAGCAGGTTACTTCTCAGGCACCACCATCACAACCTCCGGTCTCCCAGTGGAATTCCACGCCCGTCCAACATGAAGCACCAGACAACAG TGCTGGAGATGAGTTCGTGAAATGTATAGCTCCAAATAAACCTTTCCCAGACTATCTTCGTGGCAACATGGCATACAACCTGGCAGATGCGTTAAAGTCAGCCAGTGTCCTGAAAGAGGCTATCAAATCAGATTATGCTTTCCAGAAGTGTTTGACCAGGAGCAAAAGTAAGAGCGAAAGTCCTGACTCTAGCCGCGGAAGATCTCGAGCCAAAAGCTGCAAGCGAAGTCGAAGCCGAAGCCGAGGAAGGAGCAAAAGCCGTGTTCGTGAAAAAAGTCGAGCAAGAAGCAAAAGTAGGGCCCGCAGTCGAAGCCCAACGAAAAAAAGGCCCACACGCAGCAAAAGCAGACCGAGGCGGTCATCATCGAAAAGTAGCAGTACGGACAGTAGCCATGGCGAAGaagataaaaaggaaaaaacccTGAGCtacgttgaaaaaaaaaactgtggtaGTAGTGTTCTTCTGGGCAGTCATTTATTAGAAGGACTTAAGATGGTCCTGAAGAACCAAGACGCAGGAGACAAGTGGCCTTCCTGCAGGGAGGTCACTATTGAG AAACTTGACACTTCAGACACAATGACGACTTCAAAAACTCCGGAAAATGACAACATACTCCTGCCGCATGATAGAGTCGGCAGTGACTTCGCTTGGCTTCAGCCCTCAAATTCGGAGGTTTCAAAAGCAGATCAGTTTGACGATGAAGAACTCTTCTTATATGGAGATGAAAAAGTCACAAAAGACCAACTCTCCGGTGGAACATCTACAACACTCGTGACTGGAGACTCGGTCAAACCAAAGTGTAAAGAAATATGGGTCTCTGATCTGGGGaggcaacaaaataatcatGATAAGGCTAATATTTCTATTTTGGGTGGCCCTTCAACCGCAGGTCAATTCTCTATTACTGTGGAAAACAATGAGTGTGAGAAGATCAAGCAGATTTTGAACAGTTTGGGAAAATCAAACAAGAGCGAGAGAGGCCAACAGGCGCCTTCTGACTCGCCTCTGCGTTCCAAAGCTGCTTACTTGGATTTGGTAACATCTAAGGCCCCTAATGTGCGGCATGCTTTGGAATCTCTACAATCTCTGATCAAAG caaccaAGGAGAAGCGGGAAAAAAAGGATGCAGTTAGTACATCTCAGGCTTCCTCTGATAAATACAAG TCGGATGATGAAAGTGAAcgaaaacaattaaaacaagcaaaaatCGCTCAAACAGAACTTTTGATGAAAGAAGTGGGGGAACTTCTCAAAGAGGAAG ggttCAGTTTTCTTGTACCAGTGATTGGATTTTACTGCCAGAAATGTGAGGAGTTCATTGAAAATTTAAGTGCTGCTGAAAAACATGCAGCCATCCACACCCATCAAAAAGCCAAGATTGCCAAT CAGAAATCACTGGTGAATAAACATAAAGAAGAGACTAGAGGACACGCTAGCTCTAGCGGCACCAAACATCCCACATCGTCAGAGGAAAGAGACCACGTCGGTCACAGTTATTTAGATAGAGGAGACCACAAGAAACAAGTGCATCCTTACAGTAGGAGACACGAGGTGGATCAGAAAATTAAACAAGAGGGTGATCGTGTTCACAGGCCTGGGCAAGAGCGTACTTTTTTTAAGGACACCATGCTGATAACTGTTTCACAGTGTGTTGAACCTCCAATTGTTAAGGAAGAGAGAAATAAAGTTTTGGATGATAAAAGTCACGCTAGAGTGAAAGAGGAAGCAGCACACAGCGTAAAACGTAAAGATAGCAAGGAATACGAAGAGGAACAAAGTAGTGACGAAGGCAGCATCGGCAAAGAAAAGGCCTCAAATGGAAAGTCacgcaaaaagaaaaaggagaagaaaaaagaaaagaaaagggagaaaaaggaaaagaagaagaaaaaggaggCCAAGTGA
- the LOC144084410 gene encoding uncharacterized protein LOC144084410 isoform X3, whose product MFRSNQNPRNRPSFRGSSFHEPPLNVRPPYVPPSPRDLPPGSFSDSTPPEDQFLQKPPEPSFPNPQCSSFSSDPSTVITLGGQQVTSQAPPSQPPVSQWNSTPVQHEAPDNSAGDEFVKCIAPNKPFPDYLRGNMAYNLADALKSASVLKEAIKSDYAFQKCLTRSKSKSESPDSSRGRSRAKSCKRSRSRSRGRSKSRVREKSRARSKSRARSRSPTKKRPTRSKSRPRRSSSKSSSTDSSHGEEDKKEKTLSYVEKKNCGSSVLLGSHLLEGLKMVLKNQDAGDKWPSCREVTIEQKLDTSDTMTTSKTPENDNILLPHDRVGSDFAWLQPSNSEVSKADQFDDEELFLYGDEKVTKDQLSGGTSTTLVTGDSVKPKCKEIWVSDLGRQQNNHDKANISILGGPSTAGQFSITVENNECEKIKQILNSLGKSNKSERGQQAPSDSPLRSKAAYLDLVTSKAPNVRHALESLQSLIKATKEKREKKDAVSTSQASSDKYKSDDESERKQLKQAKIAQTELLMKEVGELLKEEGFSFLVPVIGFYCQKCEEFIENLSAAEKHAAIHTHQKAKIANQKSLVNKHKEETRGHASSSGTKHPTSSEERDHVGHSYLDRGDHKKQVHPYSRRHEVDQKIKQEGDRVHRPGQERTFFKDTMLITVSQCVEPPIVKEERNKVLDDKSHARVKEEAAHSVKRKDSKEYEEEQSSDEGSIGKEKASNGKSRKKKKEKKKEKKREKKEKKKKKEAK is encoded by the exons ATGTTCCGATCCAATCAAAATCCGCGTAATCGGCCATCTTTTCGTGGATCGTCATTTCACGAGCCACCGTTGAATGTACGACCCCCTTATGTCCCGCCGTCTCCTAGAGATTTACCTCCTGGATCATTTTCAGACTCAACGCCTCCGGAAGACCAATTTCTACAAAAGCCTCCAGAACCAAGTTTTCCGAAT CCCCAATGCAGCTCCTTCTCCAGTGACCCTAGTACAGTGATTACTCTGGGAGGTCAGCAGGTTACTTCTCAGGCACCACCATCACAACCTCCGGTCTCCCAGTGGAATTCCACGCCCGTCCAACATGAAGCACCAGACAACAG TGCTGGAGATGAGTTCGTGAAATGTATAGCTCCAAATAAACCTTTCCCAGACTATCTTCGTGGCAACATGGCATACAACCTGGCAGATGCGTTAAAGTCAGCCAGTGTCCTGAAAGAGGCTATCAAATCAGATTATGCTTTCCAGAAGTGTTTGACCAGGAGCAAAAGTAAGAGCGAAAGTCCTGACTCTAGCCGCGGAAGATCTCGAGCCAAAAGCTGCAAGCGAAGTCGAAGCCGAAGCCGAGGAAGGAGCAAAAGCCGTGTTCGTGAAAAAAGTCGAGCAAGAAGCAAAAGTAGGGCCCGCAGTCGAAGCCCAACGAAAAAAAGGCCCACACGCAGCAAAAGCAGACCGAGGCGGTCATCATCGAAAAGTAGCAGTACGGACAGTAGCCATGGCGAAGaagataaaaaggaaaaaacccTGAGCtacgttgaaaaaaaaaactgtggtaGTAGTGTTCTTCTGGGCAGTCATTTATTAGAAGGACTTAAGATGGTCCTGAAGAACCAAGACGCAGGAGACAAGTGGCCTTCCTGCAGGGAGGTCACTATTGAG CAGAAACTTGACACTTCAGACACAATGACGACTTCAAAAACTCCGGAAAATGACAACATACTCCTGCCGCATGATAGAGTCGGCAGTGACTTCGCTTGGCTTCAGCCCTCAAATTCGGAGGTTTCAAAAGCAGATCAGTTTGACGATGAAGAACTCTTCTTATATGGAGATGAAAAAGTCACAAAAGACCAACTCTCCGGTGGAACATCTACAACACTCGTGACTGGAGACTCGGTCAAACCAAAGTGTAAAGAAATATGGGTCTCTGATCTGGGGaggcaacaaaataatcatGATAAGGCTAATATTTCTATTTTGGGTGGCCCTTCAACCGCAGGTCAATTCTCTATTACTGTGGAAAACAATGAGTGTGAGAAGATCAAGCAGATTTTGAACAGTTTGGGAAAATCAAACAAGAGCGAGAGAGGCCAACAGGCGCCTTCTGACTCGCCTCTGCGTTCCAAAGCTGCTTACTTGGATTTGGTAACATCTAAGGCCCCTAATGTGCGGCATGCTTTGGAATCTCTACAATCTCTGATCAAAG caaccaAGGAGAAGCGGGAAAAAAAGGATGCAGTTAGTACATCTCAGGCTTCCTCTGATAAATACAAG TCGGATGATGAAAGTGAAcgaaaacaattaaaacaagcaaaaatCGCTCAAACAGAACTTTTGATGAAAGAAGTGGGGGAACTTCTCAAAGAGGAAG ggttCAGTTTTCTTGTACCAGTGATTGGATTTTACTGCCAGAAATGTGAGGAGTTCATTGAAAATTTAAGTGCTGCTGAAAAACATGCAGCCATCCACACCCATCAAAAAGCCAAGATTGCCAAT CAGAAATCACTGGTGAATAAACATAAAGAAGAGACTAGAGGACACGCTAGCTCTAGCGGCACCAAACATCCCACATCGTCAGAGGAAAGAGACCACGTCGGTCACAGTTATTTAGATAGAGGAGACCACAAGAAACAAGTGCATCCTTACAGTAGGAGACACGAGGTGGATCAGAAAATTAAACAAGAGGGTGATCGTGTTCACAGGCCTGGGCAAGAGCGTACTTTTTTTAAGGACACCATGCTGATAACTGTTTCACAGTGTGTTGAACCTCCAATTGTTAAGGAAGAGAGAAATAAAGTTTTGGATGATAAAAGTCACGCTAGAGTGAAAGAGGAAGCAGCACACAGCGTAAAACGTAAAGATAGCAAGGAATACGAAGAGGAACAAAGTAGTGACGAAGGCAGCATCGGCAAAGAAAAGGCCTCAAATGGAAAGTCacgcaaaaagaaaaaggagaagaaaaaagaaaagaaaagggagaaaaaggaaaagaagaagaaaaaggaggCCAAGTGA